In Gossypium arboreum isolate Shixiya-1 chromosome 6, ASM2569848v2, whole genome shotgun sequence, the following are encoded in one genomic region:
- the LOC108484562 gene encoding outer envelope protein 80, chloroplastic-like, with protein sequence MQHAGARDEKGNPIIKDFYGCPLTTSGKPYDDMLVAKFESVYPGSGDQGSFMFAFNMEQGLPVIPEWLFFNRVNARARKGVAIGPTRLLLMKRDDPLIGV encoded by the exons atGCAGCATGCTGGTGCTCGTGATGAAAAAGGAAATCCAATTATCAAGGACTTCTATGGCTGCCCACTTACCACAAG TGGTAAGCCTTACGACGATATGTTAGTGGCTAAATTTGAATCTGTCTATCCTGGTTCTGGTGATCAAGGTTCCTTCATG TTTGCATTTAACATGGAACAAGGGCTTCCTGTCATTCCCGAGTGGCTGTTCTTCAACAGAGTGAATGCTAGGGCAAGAAAAGGTGTTGCAATTGGTCCTACTCGCCTTCTTTTAAT GAAAAGAGATGATCCTCTTATAGGTGTATAG